One stretch of Camelus bactrianus isolate YW-2024 breed Bactrian camel chromosome 19, ASM4877302v1, whole genome shotgun sequence DNA includes these proteins:
- the PAX1 gene encoding paired box protein Pax-1 isoform X1 codes for MKFTLGLGSRAWRVSWERAAAAAAGPGAGGGALGSGARRSPSPRPGRRGSRLARALPLCLSRGGGARVLPDRAGPSPGRLGARQLAGPRAMEQTYGEVNQLGGVFVNGRPLPNAIRLRIVELAQLGIRPCDISRQLRVSHGCVSKILARYNETGSILPGAIGGSKPRVTTPNVVKHIRDYKQGDPGIFAWEIRDRLLADGVCDKYNVPSVSSISRILRNKIGSLAQPGPYEASKQPPPQPALPYNHIYQYPYPSPVSPTAAKMGSHHGVPGTAGHVSIPRSWPSAHSVSNILGIRTFMEQTGALAGSEGAAYPPKMEDWAGVNRSAFPAGPAVNGLEKPALEADIKYTQSASGLSAVGGFLPACAYPASNQHGVYSSPAGSYLAPGPPWPPAQGPPLAPPGAGVTVHGGELAAAMTFKHPSREVADRKPPSPGSKAPDGLGSLHGLPIPASTS; via the exons ATGAAGTTCACCCTAGGCCTGGGGTCGCGGGCGTGGAGAGTGTCCTGggagcgggcggcggcggcggcggcgggcccgggggcgggcggcggcgcgcTCGGCAGCGGCGCACGGCGCTCTCCCAGCCCGCGGCCCGGCCGCCGCGGCTCTCGGCTCGCGCGCGCCCTCCCTCTATGCCTCtcccgcggcggcggcgcccgAGTTCTCCCGGACCGCGCCGGGCCCAGCCCCGGCCGCCTCGGCGCCAGGCAGCTGGCCGGCCCGCGCGCCATGG AGCAGACGTACGGCGAGGTGAACCAGCTGGGCGGCGTGTTCGTCAACGGCCGCCCCCTGCCCAACGCCATCCGCCTGCGCATCGTGGAGCTGGCACAGCTGGGCATCCGACCCTGTGACATCAGCCGGCAGCTTCGCGTGTCCCACGGCTGCGTGAGCAAGATCCTGGCGCGCTACAACGAGACGGGCTCCATTCTGCCCGGGGCCATCGGGGGCAGCAAACCCCGCGTCACTACCCCCAACGTGGTCAAGCACATCCGGGACTACAAGCAGGGCGACCCCGGCATCTTTGCCTGGGAAATCCGCGACCGGCTGCTGGCCGACGGCGTCTGCGACAAGTACAACGTGCCCTCCGTGAGCTCCATCAGCCGCATCCTGCGCAACAAGATCGGCAGCCTGGCGCAGCCCGGGCCCTACGAGGCAAGCAagcagccgccgccgcagcccgcgcTGCCCTACAACCACATCTACCAGTACCCCTACCCCAGCCCCGTATCCCCCACGGCTGCCAAGATGGGCAGCCACCACGGGGTCCCGGGCACGGCCGGCCACGTCAGCATCCCCCGTTCCTGGCCCTCGGCTCACTCGGTCAGCAACATCCTGGGCATCCGGACGTTCATGGAGCAAACAG GGGCCCTGGCGGGGAGCGAGGGCGCCGCCTACCCCCCGAAGATGGAGGACTGGGCTGGCGTGAACCGCTCGGCCTTCCCCGCCGGCCCGGCCGTGAACGGGCTCGAGAAGCCGGCCTTGGAGGCGGACATTAAATACACTCAG TCGGCCTCGGGCCTCTCCGCAGTGGGCGGCTTCCTCCCGGCCTGCGCCTACCCGGCTTCCAACCAGCACGGCGTGTACAGCTCGCCGGCCGGCAGCTACCTCGCCCCGGGCCCGCCCTGGCCACCGGCGCAGGGCCCCCCGCTGGCGCCCCCCGGGGCCGGCGTCACCGTGCACGGCGGGGAGCTCGCCGCAGCCATGACCTTCAAGCATCCCAGCCGAGAAG
- the PAX1 gene encoding paired box protein Pax-1 isoform X2, with product MKFTLGLGSRAWRVSWERAAAAAAGPGAGGGALGSGARRSPSPRPGRRGSRLARALPLCLSRGGGARVLPDRAGPSPGRLGARQLAGPRAMEQTYGEVNQLGGVFVNGRPLPNAIRLRIVELAQLGIRPCDISRQLRVSHGCVSKILARYNETGSILPGAIGGSKPRVTTPNVVKHIRDYKQGDPGIFAWEIRDRLLADGVCDKYNVPSVSSISRILRNKIGSLAQPGPYEASKQPPPQPALPYNHIYQYPYPSPVSPTAAKMGSHHGVPGTAGHVSIPRSWPSAHSVSNILGIRTFMEQTGALAGSEGAAYPPKMEDWAGVNRSAFPAGPAVNGLEKPALEADIKYTQSASGLSAVGGFLPACAYPASNQHGVYSSPAGSYLAPGPPWPPAQGPPLAPPGAGVTVHGGELAAAMTFKHPSREEQRTECRLIRQDHWH from the exons ATGAAGTTCACCCTAGGCCTGGGGTCGCGGGCGTGGAGAGTGTCCTGggagcgggcggcggcggcggcggcgggcccgggggcgggcggcggcgcgcTCGGCAGCGGCGCACGGCGCTCTCCCAGCCCGCGGCCCGGCCGCCGCGGCTCTCGGCTCGCGCGCGCCCTCCCTCTATGCCTCtcccgcggcggcggcgcccgAGTTCTCCCGGACCGCGCCGGGCCCAGCCCCGGCCGCCTCGGCGCCAGGCAGCTGGCCGGCCCGCGCGCCATGG AGCAGACGTACGGCGAGGTGAACCAGCTGGGCGGCGTGTTCGTCAACGGCCGCCCCCTGCCCAACGCCATCCGCCTGCGCATCGTGGAGCTGGCACAGCTGGGCATCCGACCCTGTGACATCAGCCGGCAGCTTCGCGTGTCCCACGGCTGCGTGAGCAAGATCCTGGCGCGCTACAACGAGACGGGCTCCATTCTGCCCGGGGCCATCGGGGGCAGCAAACCCCGCGTCACTACCCCCAACGTGGTCAAGCACATCCGGGACTACAAGCAGGGCGACCCCGGCATCTTTGCCTGGGAAATCCGCGACCGGCTGCTGGCCGACGGCGTCTGCGACAAGTACAACGTGCCCTCCGTGAGCTCCATCAGCCGCATCCTGCGCAACAAGATCGGCAGCCTGGCGCAGCCCGGGCCCTACGAGGCAAGCAagcagccgccgccgcagcccgcgcTGCCCTACAACCACATCTACCAGTACCCCTACCCCAGCCCCGTATCCCCCACGGCTGCCAAGATGGGCAGCCACCACGGGGTCCCGGGCACGGCCGGCCACGTCAGCATCCCCCGTTCCTGGCCCTCGGCTCACTCGGTCAGCAACATCCTGGGCATCCGGACGTTCATGGAGCAAACAG GGGCCCTGGCGGGGAGCGAGGGCGCCGCCTACCCCCCGAAGATGGAGGACTGGGCTGGCGTGAACCGCTCGGCCTTCCCCGCCGGCCCGGCCGTGAACGGGCTCGAGAAGCCGGCCTTGGAGGCGGACATTAAATACACTCAG TCGGCCTCGGGCCTCTCCGCAGTGGGCGGCTTCCTCCCGGCCTGCGCCTACCCGGCTTCCAACCAGCACGGCGTGTACAGCTCGCCGGCCGGCAGCTACCTCGCCCCGGGCCCGCCCTGGCCACCGGCGCAGGGCCCCCCGCTGGCGCCCCCCGGGGCCGGCGTCACCGTGCACGGCGGGGAGCTCGCCGCAGCCATGACCTTCAAGCATCCCAGCCGAGAAG AGCAACGCACAGAATGCCGCCTGATCCGGCAAGACCACTGGCACTAA